In Flavobacteriales bacterium, one genomic interval encodes:
- the purD gene encoding phosphoribosylamine--glycine ligase produces the protein MNVLLIGSGGREHAMAWKLAQSSLLDELYVAPGNPGVVRHGRQVVLDLNDQKKVRAFLKEKKIRIIVVGPEGPLVDGFHDRIAEDPTLKDVTVIGPRKIAAQLEGSKDFAKEFMFRHNIPTAAHRTFVKGQLKEAEEHLDRMTEPYVIKADGLAAGKGVIITNDKKEALRTIKGMLDGSSFGDAGQKVVIEQFLKGIELSAFLITDGEHFKILPSAKDYKRIGTGDTGPNTGGMGAVSPAPFADKDFMQKVHDRVAAPTIRGLRKEGIDYQGFLFMGLMNVNGEPYVIEYNVRLGDPEAQCILPRLRSDLLDLFEGIASGTLSECHVDVEDRTAVTIVMAAEGYPGKYATGEPILGLESVKDAYVFQSGTAMKGDQLITNGGRVLSVTAFGKDLEQAIMATYRSAALINFEGRYMRLDIGLDLVKKPTGKAATPQKA, from the coding sequence ATGAACGTTCTATTGATCGGCAGCGGAGGAAGAGAGCATGCTATGGCTTGGAAACTAGCGCAGAGCTCACTCCTCGATGAACTTTACGTAGCTCCTGGAAACCCAGGTGTGGTGCGCCATGGAAGGCAAGTGGTACTTGATCTGAACGATCAGAAAAAGGTGCGTGCATTCCTGAAGGAAAAGAAGATCCGCATCATCGTTGTTGGGCCCGAAGGACCGTTGGTGGATGGATTCCACGATCGCATTGCAGAGGATCCCACGCTCAAGGACGTTACCGTTATCGGGCCACGCAAGATCGCTGCACAGTTGGAGGGCAGCAAGGATTTCGCGAAGGAGTTCATGTTCCGGCACAACATTCCAACAGCCGCACACCGCACATTCGTTAAAGGTCAATTGAAAGAAGCGGAGGAGCATTTGGATCGCATGACCGAACCCTATGTGATCAAAGCCGATGGCCTCGCTGCAGGCAAAGGAGTGATCATTACAAATGATAAAAAGGAAGCACTTCGAACGATCAAGGGAATGCTTGATGGCTCCAGTTTCGGAGATGCAGGTCAAAAAGTGGTGATCGAACAATTCCTTAAGGGCATTGAGCTTTCCGCATTCCTCATTACTGATGGCGAGCATTTCAAGATACTGCCATCAGCAAAGGACTACAAGCGTATTGGTACAGGAGATACGGGTCCGAACACCGGAGGTATGGGGGCGGTTTCGCCAGCTCCGTTCGCGGACAAGGACTTCATGCAGAAAGTACACGACCGTGTTGCTGCTCCCACTATTCGTGGCTTGCGGAAAGAGGGTATTGACTACCAAGGGTTCTTGTTCATGGGACTTATGAACGTGAACGGCGAACCGTATGTGATCGAATACAACGTACGGTTAGGTGATCCCGAAGCACAATGCATTCTGCCACGTCTACGTAGCGACCTGCTGGATCTCTTCGAAGGTATTGCGTCCGGTACGTTAAGCGAATGCCACGTGGATGTTGAGGACCGCACAGCTGTTACGATCGTAATGGCCGCTGAAGGATATCCCGGTAAGTATGCCACTGGTGAACCGATCCTCGGACTCGAGAGCGTTAAGGATGCATACGTGTTCCAATCCGGAACGGCAATGAAAGGAGATCAGCTAATAACGAACGGTGGTCGCGTGCTCTCCGTGACCGCATTCGGTAAAGATCTGGAACAGGCGATCATGGCCACCTATCGTTCGGCCGCGTTGATCAATTTCGAAGGTCGGTATATGCGGTTGGATATCGGTTTGGACCTCGTAAAGAAGCCCACTGGAAAAGCCGCAACTCCCCAGAAAGCGTAA
- the purQ gene encoding phosphoribosylformylglycinamidine synthase subunit PurQ — translation MKFGIVTFPGSNCDEDMAYALGTLMEQPVERLWHKEVDMKGVDVVVLPGGFSYGDYLRSGAIARFSPVMRAVAHHAANGGIVIGICNGFQVLCEAGLLPGALMHNEGQQFVCENVYIKAVTQRTKLTRSIPNKALKIPIAHGEGRYHADEATLKGLKENDQILFKYCDSEGRTFDTANPNGSKENIAGICNKERNVFGMMPHPERAMDPRLGNTDGRFLFDSLLKDVLVRS, via the coding sequence ATGAAATTCGGCATAGTCACTTTTCCTGGTTCCAACTGCGATGAAGACATGGCCTACGCGCTAGGTACATTGATGGAGCAACCCGTTGAACGGCTTTGGCATAAGGAAGTGGACATGAAAGGCGTTGATGTGGTGGTTCTGCCAGGCGGGTTCTCCTACGGCGATTATCTACGGAGCGGTGCTATTGCGCGCTTTTCTCCGGTGATGCGTGCGGTTGCACATCACGCTGCGAACGGCGGGATCGTGATCGGCATTTGTAATGGATTCCAAGTGCTTTGCGAAGCGGGCCTGTTGCCCGGAGCGCTTATGCACAATGAAGGCCAACAGTTCGTTTGTGAGAACGTCTATATCAAAGCGGTTACTCAACGAACCAAATTAACGCGGTCAATACCGAACAAAGCGTTGAAGATCCCCATTGCACATGGTGAAGGACGCTATCATGCGGATGAAGCAACGTTGAAAGGTTTGAAGGAGAACGATCAGATCCTATTCAAATACTGCGATAGCGAAGGACGCACATTCGATACGGCGAACCCAAATGGATCCAAAGAGAACATTGCGGGCATCTGCAACAAGGAGCGCAATGTGTTCGGCATGATGCCACATCCGGAACGCGCTATGGATCCTAGACTAGGGAATACCGACGGCCGCTTTCTGTTCGACTCCTTGTTGAAGGATGTCCTTGTGCGTTCGTAA
- a CDS encoding CotH kinase family protein, translating to MKTILGFFLCLFLLVDPASAQTVTINELQAAHAFEPNAEVGKISDWVELYNAGPDSYQLLGTRLVINGVRHMIDAPMVIPADCYFVLWCDGEPALGPDHIRATLPRSGASVQLVAADGRTIMDSVSYSELSATLSLGRENSGDGSFTIFDTPTPGAANRYPGYAIARTATPTPSVQAGIRITPFELDLVGDEHDEIRYTTDGTAPSQHSERWRSPIEVTGTKTVRAIAYRKGSLPSSEMHASYVFEPTLHRAIHLTTEPEDLWNDRTGIYTKGAFANNTRTGKEWERPVVVQFLTSEANATEHQGSISAGIRISGSGSRGMEKRSFKLFAREEYAGPGIGFPFPDDAFYTEAILRADASPNGYLHNTIMESVVSQGKLALDVQPSTTWPLYLNNVYWGTYRWMPPKDEEWLCALSGTADLDVLVGPALRAICGSNTDLHHAIGLIEQKAPMQEIEELIDLESLIDLACMDLYTGRADHDLNVRCYRPHNNGEPGRWRWVLYDMDLWSAPKENSVRRMCMSTELEAPYLSLLLAHPEIQERLLIRMVALQATILDPFNLQAIADSIYQANSAVLAEDQKRWEGQLDRPDPHQALEEVHEMIAERGPLLMQYLGEHTGHEVHTVTIIAPDPGSGHFLVNGRELAPGRKRIRSFKNIPTTIEARPHPEFTFTEWNSHSSDPVLTFYGTESQNVIEGGFTPLLRTHKDILQQGVEQKAAVGIP from the coding sequence GTGAAAACCATTCTTGGCTTTTTCTTGTGTCTCTTCCTCCTTGTTGATCCCGCTTCCGCGCAAACGGTTACGATCAATGAATTGCAGGCAGCGCATGCCTTCGAACCAAATGCGGAAGTAGGCAAGATCTCCGATTGGGTGGAATTGTACAACGCAGGTCCTGATTCCTATCAATTGTTGGGTACGCGGTTGGTGATCAACGGTGTTAGGCACATGATAGATGCCCCAATGGTAATTCCTGCAGATTGCTATTTCGTTCTGTGGTGTGATGGTGAACCAGCCTTAGGGCCGGACCACATTCGGGCTACGTTGCCGCGTTCCGGTGCATCCGTCCAATTGGTCGCTGCGGACGGTAGAACCATTATGGATTCAGTATCCTATTCCGAACTATCGGCGACATTAAGTCTCGGCAGAGAGAACAGTGGTGACGGCAGCTTTACGATCTTTGACACACCCACTCCGGGAGCCGCGAATCGCTATCCGGGTTATGCAATTGCGCGAACAGCCACGCCTACTCCCTCTGTGCAAGCGGGTATCCGGATCACACCGTTCGAACTTGATCTTGTTGGCGATGAACACGATGAGATCCGTTATACCACGGATGGCACTGCTCCGAGCCAACATAGTGAACGGTGGCGATCTCCGATAGAGGTCACTGGAACGAAGACGGTCCGTGCGATCGCATACCGGAAAGGGTCCTTACCTAGTTCTGAGATGCATGCGTCGTACGTATTTGAACCAACGCTGCACCGAGCGATCCACCTAACCACGGAGCCGGAAGATCTTTGGAATGATAGAACAGGGATCTATACGAAAGGTGCTTTCGCCAATAACACCCGCACGGGCAAGGAATGGGAGCGTCCAGTGGTTGTACAGTTCCTCACATCTGAAGCCAATGCTACCGAACATCAAGGCAGCATTTCAGCAGGGATACGGATCAGTGGAAGTGGATCACGAGGAATGGAAAAGCGTTCATTCAAACTATTTGCACGTGAGGAATATGCAGGCCCTGGAATTGGTTTCCCTTTCCCGGATGATGCATTTTATACCGAAGCGATCCTACGTGCAGATGCAAGTCCGAACGGCTACTTGCATAATACCATCATGGAATCCGTTGTTAGCCAAGGCAAGCTAGCGCTGGATGTACAGCCTTCAACGACGTGGCCGCTTTACCTGAACAATGTTTACTGGGGAACCTATCGTTGGATGCCGCCGAAAGATGAAGAATGGTTGTGCGCTTTGAGCGGTACCGCTGATCTGGACGTGTTGGTCGGTCCGGCATTGCGTGCGATCTGCGGCAGTAATACCGACCTACACCACGCAATTGGGCTGATCGAACAGAAAGCCCCGATGCAGGAGATCGAGGAGTTGATCGACCTGGAAAGTTTGATCGATCTGGCCTGCATGGATCTGTATACAGGTCGTGCGGACCATGACCTGAACGTGCGATGCTATCGGCCGCATAACAATGGTGAACCAGGAAGGTGGCGCTGGGTCCTTTACGATATGGATCTCTGGAGTGCCCCGAAAGAGAATAGCGTCCGGCGCATGTGCATGTCCACGGAATTGGAAGCCCCCTATCTATCGTTGTTGTTGGCACATCCCGAAATTCAGGAGCGTCTGTTGATCCGCATGGTAGCGTTACAAGCCACTATTCTGGATCCATTCAACCTACAAGCCATTGCGGATAGCATTTACCAAGCGAACAGTGCGGTTCTTGCGGAGGATCAAAAACGATGGGAAGGCCAGTTGGACCGTCCGGATCCACATCAAGCACTAGAGGAAGTCCATGAAATGATAGCAGAGCGCGGTCCCCTCTTAATGCAGTATCTCGGGGAACATACGGGGCATGAAGTACATACCGTTACGATAATTGCTCCCGATCCAGGATCAGGCCATTTCTTGGTGAATGGTCGCGAGCTGGCTCCGGGCCGTAAACGTATCCGTTCATTCAAGAACATCCCGACCACCATTGAAGCGAGACCACATCCAGAATTTACATTCACGGAATGGAATTCGCATTCGAGCGACCCGGTTCTCACATTCTATGGAACCGAGTCCCAGAACGTGATCGAGGGTGGATTCACGCCGTTATTACGAACGCACAAGGACATCCTTCAACAAGGAGTCGAACAGAAAGCGGCCGTCGGTATTCCCTAG
- a CDS encoding type II toxin-antitoxin system RelE/ParE family toxin, producing the protein MARKVIWTANAQNERLQILTYWAERNGSFRYSEKLDSMFRTALRLIAVHPKLGRSTSDPDVRVKEVGEHKIFYKTTASEVHVLSV; encoded by the coding sequence ATGGCTCGGAAAGTGATCTGGACCGCAAATGCGCAAAATGAGCGTTTGCAAATTTTGACCTATTGGGCGGAGCGGAACGGTTCGTTCCGATACAGTGAAAAGCTGGATAGTATGTTCCGTACAGCGTTACGTTTGATCGCTGTACATCCAAAACTAGGAAGATCAACAAGTGACCCGGACGTGCGGGTTAAAGAGGTAGGTGAACACAAGATCTTTTATAAGACCACCGCATCTGAAGTTCATGTACTTTCTGTTTGA
- a CDS encoding cation transporter, whose amino-acid sequence MSPAHAHAHDHAGHEHTHGEPSMASAIALRTAFYINLAFTIIEAVGGWWTGSIAVITDAMHDGGDCLVLGAAWWLQRVAMKGRDARYSYGYGRYSMLGGWLTALVLIAGALGMLFFSIPRLWDNELPDTPGMIGIAIFGLAMNGFAAWKLHGGETLNERGAYLHLLEDVLGWAAVLVGAVIMYFTGFAWIDPLMSIGISLFILYNAFGTLRNGTAILMQAQPHRIHAEELEAELKQIPGVAELHDQHTWTLDGSFMIHTVHIVLGDVDATRASEIKILARNKLKTLGIHHATIELEWPGEHCSMEELTPNNA is encoded by the coding sequence ATGTCACCCGCGCATGCACACGCGCATGACCATGCCGGTCATGAACACACGCACGGCGAGCCGAGTATGGCCAGTGCCATTGCGCTGCGTACTGCGTTCTACATCAATCTAGCTTTTACGATCATTGAAGCAGTTGGTGGTTGGTGGACCGGCAGCATTGCGGTGATCACCGACGCCATGCACGACGGTGGCGATTGTTTGGTGTTGGGTGCCGCGTGGTGGTTACAACGCGTAGCAATGAAAGGCCGCGATGCGCGGTACAGTTATGGTTATGGCAGGTATAGCATGTTGGGCGGTTGGCTCACGGCGTTGGTGTTGATCGCTGGTGCATTAGGCATGTTGTTCTTCAGCATTCCGCGGCTCTGGGACAATGAGCTACCGGATACGCCGGGCATGATCGGCATTGCGATCTTCGGGTTGGCGATGAATGGCTTCGCTGCTTGGAAATTGCATGGTGGAGAAACACTGAACGAACGCGGAGCCTACCTTCACTTATTGGAAGATGTGTTGGGTTGGGCGGCGGTCCTGGTGGGTGCCGTGATCATGTATTTCACCGGATTTGCTTGGATCGATCCATTGATGAGCATCGGGATCAGCTTGTTCATTCTGTACAACGCATTCGGCACGTTACGCAATGGCACCGCGATCTTGATGCAAGCGCAACCGCACCGGATCCACGCAGAGGAATTGGAAGCCGAGTTGAAACAGATCCCCGGTGTTGCCGAGTTGCATGATCAGCATACTTGGACATTGGATGGTTCCTTCATGATCCACACCGTTCACATTGTATTGGGTGATGTAGATGCCACACGTGCTTCCGAGATAAAGATCTTAGCGCGAAATAAGTTGAAAACACTTGGCATACACCACGCCACCATAGAACTGGAGTGGCCGGGCGAGCACTGCAGCATGGAAGAACTTACTCCCAACAATGCGTAA
- the dnaG gene encoding DNA primase — MIAPHAIQEVKEAARVEEVVGEFVALKRKGSRYLGLCPFHNEKTPSFNVTPNLGIYKCFGCGEAGDSITFLTKHEHLSYVEALKWLAKRYNIDLPEEEQTPEQEIAQSERESLSVIQQWAMNWSVEQLWETDEGKRIGLSYFRERGFSDATIKEFQLGYVPEQGNAFAYAAQANGFNAELLAKAGWIKRRESDGSPWDFFQGRVTFPIHGLSGSPIGFGARTLKSDKKLPKYFNSPESLLYIKSKSLYGIYQAKKSIVQHELCYLVEGYTDVISLHQAGITNVVASSGTSLTEDQVRLIKRYAATVCILYDGDAAGMKASLRGIDLILKEGLNVKVVTFPEGEDPDSYAKSHSSSEVTAHLTEHAQDFLVFKAELLMADSGNDPVKKAAAIHEIVESVALVPDLVLRALYVKQCSTLLQINEQALISEMNKVLRRQYKKKLGGDFVPEEHLAPDLSAPQPIVEDLGTAPQERDLLRMLLSYGHERIMVKFQDEEGNAEEEETSVAELMFELLALDDILFDEPLFREIYIDYRHKSNLGETIDAARYVGHEQENWRAMAIDLLTEKHDLSPNWKARHKIHVKRESEALRDALEEAVDILKERRVDRMIRDKQEDLKTADELNVIATLQEIIKMTEAKKKLAKKTGRVVVG, encoded by the coding sequence ATGATCGCGCCCCACGCCATTCAGGAAGTAAAAGAAGCTGCTCGCGTAGAAGAAGTAGTGGGCGAATTCGTTGCGTTGAAACGGAAGGGTTCGCGGTATTTGGGACTGTGTCCATTCCACAACGAGAAAACACCCTCCTTCAATGTTACCCCGAATCTGGGCATCTACAAATGCTTCGGCTGTGGCGAAGCTGGTGATAGCATCACCTTCCTTACGAAGCATGAGCACCTCAGCTATGTCGAGGCGCTGAAGTGGCTTGCGAAACGGTACAACATCGACCTACCGGAAGAAGAACAAACACCGGAACAGGAGATCGCGCAAAGCGAACGCGAAAGCCTTTCCGTGATCCAGCAATGGGCCATGAACTGGAGCGTGGAACAGCTCTGGGAAACGGACGAGGGCAAGCGGATCGGGCTCTCCTATTTCCGCGAACGCGGTTTCTCCGATGCCACGATCAAAGAGTTCCAATTGGGCTATGTCCCGGAACAAGGCAATGCGTTTGCATACGCAGCGCAAGCCAACGGATTCAACGCGGAATTGTTGGCGAAAGCGGGATGGATCAAACGCAGAGAGAGCGATGGATCTCCTTGGGATTTTTTCCAAGGCCGTGTTACGTTCCCGATCCACGGACTAAGCGGCTCGCCGATCGGTTTCGGTGCGCGCACATTGAAGAGCGATAAAAAACTACCGAAGTATTTCAACAGTCCAGAGAGCTTGCTGTACATAAAAAGCAAGTCGCTTTATGGTATCTACCAAGCCAAGAAAAGTATCGTGCAGCATGAACTGTGCTACTTGGTGGAAGGCTATACGGATGTGATCAGCTTACACCAAGCGGGGATCACGAACGTTGTGGCAAGCAGCGGTACCAGTTTGACAGAGGATCAAGTTCGTTTGATCAAGCGTTACGCGGCCACGGTCTGCATATTGTACGATGGCGATGCCGCTGGAATGAAGGCCAGCTTGCGCGGTATCGATCTGATCTTGAAAGAAGGATTGAATGTAAAAGTGGTCACGTTCCCGGAGGGCGAGGATCCGGACAGTTACGCGAAAAGCCACAGCAGCAGCGAGGTAACGGCACACCTCACGGAACACGCTCAGGATTTTCTGGTCTTCAAGGCCGAACTGCTCATGGCCGATAGCGGCAATGACCCGGTGAAAAAAGCAGCTGCGATCCACGAGATCGTGGAGAGCGTTGCGTTGGTTCCGGATCTGGTCCTGCGTGCATTGTACGTGAAACAATGCAGCACCTTGTTGCAGATCAACGAACAGGCCTTGATCAGCGAAATGAACAAGGTACTGCGCCGGCAGTACAAGAAAAAACTCGGCGGCGACTTTGTTCCGGAAGAACATTTGGCTCCTGATCTATCAGCGCCACAACCGATCGTAGAGGACCTCGGCACCGCACCACAGGAACGTGATCTCCTCCGCATGCTCTTGAGCTATGGACACGAACGGATCATGGTGAAATTCCAGGATGAAGAAGGCAATGCCGAAGAAGAAGAAACCAGCGTGGCCGAGTTGATGTTCGAGCTGTTGGCACTGGATGATATCCTCTTTGACGAACCGTTGTTCCGCGAGATCTACATCGACTACCGGCACAAGAGCAACTTAGGTGAAACCATTGATGCAGCCCGCTACGTTGGGCACGAACAAGAGAACTGGCGCGCCATGGCCATAGACCTTCTAACGGAGAAACATGACCTAAGTCCGAACTGGAAAGCTCGCCACAAGATCCATGTGAAACGCGAAAGTGAAGCGCTGCGTGATGCACTTGAAGAAGCTGTGGACATCTTGAAAGAGCGCCGCGTGGACCGCATGATCCGGGACAAGCAAGAAGACCTGAAGACCGCCGATGAACTGAACGTGATCGCCACGTTGCAGGAAATCATAAAAATGACCGAGGCCAAAAAAAAGTTGGCAAAGAAGACCGGGCGGGTTGTTGTTGGGTGA